Proteins encoded by one window of Phenylobacterium soli:
- a CDS encoding HlyD family secretion protein — MRARQATYAVALGLIVIVAGSAALYWKLKPQPQAEQVIYASGRIEADEVRLGVEIPGRVLENAAVEGQTLSAGQLVARLDPGDYAIQANRAEAQRAAALRAVAQIAPQLEVARHHAQTARTNLQRYETLVRDGAVSAQEVDVQRNANQAALDQVRTLEAQQAEAAAQAEAAASSLALARSQIDKTRVAAPISGAVLQRLVEPGEVMAPGQAVAVLANLSRVKLKVFVSERDLGRIRLGAPVRLRVDAFPGRDFPARVARIDAQAQFTPRDVHMADERSRTVYGVTVEAANPEGLLKPGMPADAWVLWDAKAGWPVRLKAPE; from the coding sequence GTGCGGGCCAGACAAGCGACCTACGCGGTGGCGTTGGGATTGATCGTCATCGTCGCCGGGTCGGCCGCGCTCTATTGGAAGCTGAAGCCACAGCCTCAGGCGGAGCAGGTGATCTACGCCAGCGGCCGCATCGAGGCCGACGAGGTGCGCCTCGGCGTCGAGATTCCAGGGCGTGTGCTGGAGAACGCGGCCGTCGAAGGCCAGACCCTGAGCGCCGGTCAACTGGTCGCGCGGCTCGATCCGGGCGACTATGCGATTCAGGCCAACCGGGCGGAGGCGCAGCGCGCGGCGGCCCTCCGGGCGGTCGCCCAGATCGCGCCGCAGCTCGAGGTCGCCAGGCACCACGCGCAGACCGCCCGCACCAACCTGCAGCGATATGAGACGCTGGTGCGCGACGGCGCCGTCTCGGCGCAGGAAGTGGACGTCCAGCGAAACGCCAACCAGGCCGCCCTGGACCAGGTGCGCACCCTTGAGGCGCAGCAAGCTGAGGCGGCCGCCCAGGCCGAGGCCGCCGCGAGCAGTCTGGCGCTGGCGCGTTCGCAGATCGACAAGACCCGGGTCGCCGCGCCGATCTCGGGCGCCGTGCTGCAGCGGCTGGTCGAGCCTGGCGAGGTGATGGCGCCCGGCCAGGCGGTGGCGGTCCTGGCCAACCTCTCGCGGGTGAAGCTTAAGGTGTTCGTCAGCGAGCGCGACCTGGGTCGCATCCGTCTGGGCGCGCCGGTCCGGTTGCGCGTCGACGCCTTCCCCGGGCGAGACTTTCCGGCGCGGGTCGCCAGGATCGACGCCCAGGCGCAGTTCACCCCGCGCGATGTGCACATGGCCGACGAGCGCAGCCGCACAGTCTACGGCGTGACCGTCGAGGCCGCCAATCCCGAGGGCCTGCTCAAGCCCGGCATGCCCGCGGACGCCTGGGTGCTGTGGGACGCGAAGGCCGGATGGCCCGTGCGCCTGAAGGCGCCGGAGTAG
- a CDS encoding ATP-binding cassette domain-containing protein has translation MTASFVVEADGLGRRFGGRTVLQDVSLQVRQGEVFGVVGPDGAGKSTLLEMLAAILRPSLGSCRVLGEDVRKHAARVQAQIGYMSQGFSLYDRLTVAENIAFAAAIRDVPKAAFAARKAELLAMAGLERFQDRREGALSGGMRKKLALCANLIHEPPLLILDEPSLGVDPLSRRELWRILDAAKAEGRSIVFATSYMDEADASDRVLLLRDGRPLAIGSPSELREAARGRVYAVRTADPAAAEAALLKIPHVLSFQRRSGEEVRVQLSQADAPPDLGLHCRELKAVEPTMEDVFTVVSSQGAPAEALQAAPDRRPDAEVRVAADHVTRRFGDFVAVSDATIEVRSGEILGLLGPNGAGKTTLIRMLCGLLAPSEGEARVAGFDVARQSEQVRTSIGYVSQKVSLFTDLTSRENLGFFARSYGVPRRDLKARIAWACTRAGFPPGDDSLVRNLSSAVRQRLALACAIVHRPKVLFLDEPTSGVDPLSRFRFWRLISLLAAEGVAVIVSTHYLEEATYCDRLGLMMDGRMIALGTLSALKTELGLEVARVEDVFLGFIERERKAARAA, from the coding sequence ATGACCGCTTCCTTCGTCGTCGAGGCGGACGGGCTTGGCCGCCGCTTCGGCGGCCGCACGGTCCTGCAGGACGTCAGCCTTCAGGTCCGGCAGGGCGAGGTCTTCGGGGTCGTCGGTCCCGACGGCGCCGGCAAGAGCACGCTGCTGGAGATGTTGGCGGCGATTCTGCGGCCCAGCCTCGGCAGCTGCCGGGTGCTCGGCGAGGACGTGCGCAAGCACGCCGCTCGCGTGCAGGCTCAGATCGGCTACATGTCGCAGGGGTTCTCGCTCTACGACCGGCTGACCGTGGCCGAGAACATCGCCTTCGCCGCGGCGATCCGCGACGTGCCCAAGGCTGCGTTCGCGGCCCGCAAGGCCGAGCTCCTGGCGATGGCCGGACTGGAGCGGTTCCAGGACCGGCGCGAGGGCGCGCTCTCCGGCGGCATGCGCAAGAAGCTGGCGCTCTGCGCCAACCTCATCCACGAGCCGCCGCTGCTGATCCTCGACGAGCCGAGCCTGGGCGTCGACCCGCTGTCGCGCCGCGAGCTGTGGCGCATCTTGGACGCCGCCAAGGCCGAGGGTCGCTCCATCGTCTTCGCCACCTCCTACATGGATGAAGCGGACGCCAGCGACCGGGTGCTGCTGCTCCGGGACGGACGGCCGCTGGCGATCGGATCGCCGAGCGAGCTTCGCGAGGCCGCCCGCGGGCGCGTGTACGCCGTGCGCACGGCCGATCCGGCCGCCGCCGAAGCGGCGCTGCTCAAGATTCCCCATGTGCTCAGCTTCCAGCGACGATCCGGCGAGGAGGTCCGCGTCCAGCTCAGCCAGGCGGACGCGCCGCCGGACCTCGGCCTGCACTGCCGCGAGCTCAAGGCCGTGGAGCCCACCATGGAGGACGTGTTCACCGTCGTCTCGTCGCAGGGCGCGCCGGCCGAAGCGCTGCAGGCGGCGCCGGACCGGCGCCCGGACGCCGAGGTTCGGGTGGCCGCCGACCACGTGACCCGGCGATTCGGCGACTTCGTCGCGGTGAGCGACGCGACGATCGAGGTCAGGAGCGGCGAGATCTTGGGCCTGCTCGGCCCGAATGGCGCTGGCAAGACCACGCTGATCCGCATGCTGTGCGGCCTGCTGGCCCCCTCGGAGGGCGAGGCCCGGGTCGCCGGCTTCGACGTGGCGCGCCAGAGCGAGCAGGTCCGGACGAGCATCGGCTATGTCTCGCAGAAGGTCTCGCTGTTCACCGACCTGACCTCGAGGGAGAACCTGGGCTTCTTCGCCCGATCCTACGGCGTGCCGCGCCGCGACCTGAAGGCCCGCATCGCCTGGGCCTGCACGCGGGCGGGCTTCCCGCCCGGCGACGACAGCCTGGTGCGCAACCTCTCCAGCGCGGTGCGCCAGCGCCTGGCGCTCGCCTGCGCGATCGTCCACCGGCCGAAGGTGCTGTTCCTCGACGAACCCACCTCCGGCGTCGATCCCCTCTCGCGGTTCCGCTTCTGGCGGCTGATCTCGCTGCTGGCCGCCGAAGGCGTGGCCGTGATCGTCTCGACGCACTACCTTGAGGAGGCGACCTACTGCGACCGCCTGGGCTTGATGATGGACGGGCGGATGATCGCCCTGGGGACCCTCTCGGCGCTGA